One window of Anaerolineales bacterium genomic DNA carries:
- the kdpC gene encoding potassium-transporting ATPase subunit KdpC: MKAQLRPAITLLALLTIITGVIYPLTVTGLAQVLFPHQANGSLVVIDGKTYGSELIGQQFDDPKYFWGRPSAAGYNAAASSGSNLGPMNPSLEEVVQARIDALHAADSDNTLPIPVDLVTASGSGLDPHISVASALYQVRRVASARGLSEAVVTSLVEKYTEGRQFGIFGEPRVNVLLLNLALDGLQ; this comes from the coding sequence ATGAAAGCACAACTTCGCCCAGCCATCACGTTGCTGGCATTGCTTACCATCATCACTGGAGTGATTTATCCGCTCACCGTGACGGGACTCGCTCAAGTCCTTTTCCCGCATCAGGCAAATGGTAGTCTCGTCGTCATAGACGGAAAGACCTACGGCTCGGAACTTATCGGTCAGCAGTTCGATGACCCAAAATATTTCTGGGGTCGTCCCTCTGCGGCGGGATACAATGCCGCTGCTTCGTCAGGCTCCAACTTGGGACCGATGAATCCATCGCTTGAAGAAGTTGTGCAAGCACGCATCGACGCGCTCCATGCGGCAGACTCTGATAACACACTTCCGATTCCTGTTGACCTGGTCACTGCTTCGGGAAGCGGACTCGACCCGCACATCAGCGTGGCGTCGGCGTTGTATCAGGTTCGAAGGGTGGCATCCGCTCGCGGGTTGAGTGAAGCGGTAGTCACATCCTTGGTGGAGAAATATACCGAAGGGCGTCAGTTTGGGATTTTTGGCGAGCCGCGAGTCAACGTCTTGTTATTAAATCTCGCGTTAGATGGACTACAATAG